In one window of Gossypium arboreum isolate Shixiya-1 chromosome 4, ASM2569848v2, whole genome shotgun sequence DNA:
- the LOC108457670 gene encoding ABC transporter I family member 10-like has translation MLRVSFKIKDDVVDFRHDTFLFPDQTSELNSLFVLFGCRDNATESVATEGRNINFSVNTRQGKMLPILKDCSIRIPSVRLWMLLGPNGCGKSTILKILAGLLTPTNGVLYVRRPKSYVFQNPDHLIEASLTKQVAMPIVEADVAFCLGRLNLTNSKVRSRVSKALDAVGMSEYLHRPVQTLSDGQKQRVAIVG, from the exons ATGTTGAGAGTTTCCTTCAAAATCAAAGATGATGTTGTTGATTTTCGACACGACACATTTCTTTTTCCCGATCAGACATCAGAACTGAATAGCCTT TTTGTGTTGTTTGGTTGCAGGGATAACGCAACTGAAAGTGTTGCCACCGAGGGTCGTAATATTAACTTCTCGGTTAATACGAGGCAAGGCAAAATGTTGCCAATTCTCAAGGATTGTTCAATTCGGATTCCTTCCGTACGGTTGTGGATGCTTCTTGGACCTAATGGTTGTGGTAAATCTACCATTTTAAAG ATCTTGGCAGGTCTTTTGACCCCTACAAACGGGGTTTTATACGTTAGAAGGCCAAAGAGTTATGTATTCCAAAATCCAGACCATCTTATTG AGGCATCTCTCACCAAGCAGGTTGCGATGCCTATAGTTGAAGCAGATGTTGCATTTTGCCTTGGGAGATTAAACTTAACGAACTCTAAAGTTAGATCCAGGGTGTCAAAAGCTTTGGATGCTGTTGGCATGTCTGAATACCTACAT AGGCCAGTTCAAACTCTTAGCGATGGTCAAAAGCAAAGGGTTGCCATTGTTGGATAA